The genomic interval TTAATCTTCCCACTAGCCACTATTTCCGATCGACTCGAATGGTAGCGTTGCAAGAAGGGCCATAAACCATAACATTTCAGGATGAttgcaaaatatttaattagttgAAATCCTgccaaaggaaagaaaaaataacgaCAATAATCACCTGTATTTCTGATAGAATACATCCATGCAGTGCCATGACCGTGAATGCACAATGCCTCAATGCGCCACTTACTTTGACATAGTTTTTCCATGGATAACTGAACATTTTATAACGCCCGTGAGGTGGTTCCCAGACTGCAAAGCCTAACTGAACATGTAAGAACGAGTCAAACCCCATAATTCCTGCTTTTTTTGTCCAAACAGATAACATTCCAGATATTATGATATTGCATACCAGAGTGTCCTCTTGGCGTGCAGAGTCTACCACTGATCGGTAACCGCTGTACAGTGGATCATCTGCAGCTTGGCATGTAAGTAATGTTGAGGGGACAGTTTCATATTGAATGCCTTTTATGTATCCATTGACACATCCTACAGAAAACGACTGGTAAAGTAAGCATGGATGTTTCAATGGTTAAAACAAGCAGTACAGATCCTTGGCATACTAATATAGAAGCTTAGAAACCTTCTAAGGAAGCAGCTAAACCCTTGAAGTTTTTCACCACCAAGTAGTGCAGATCCTCGCCCGACCATATGGggtaaatgaaaatatttataactaaacATACGCCTGCTCCCACTGCAATAAGGACTAGTCGAGTTACAATTGCCTCAAGATATCCTCTCGTCCTATTCCCATAAGCCATAATGATACAATAAGTCAATATGAATACTCGAAATCTATATTCGTAGGGCTTCATTGAGGGATACAGCTTCAGATAAGAGGCAAAGAATCCTAGGCAACGAGgggaaaaaatacattagataATTTGAAACATGGAAAAGTAAATCAAGATATTAAGTGGTAAGTTAAACCTGTTATAAAAATGCTTATAACAATTACAACTTCCTCCCATTGGCCAGACAACAAAGTTAGCTCATAAAAGAAGAAAGCAAGAATTCCTGCACAAAATGTTCCCAAACCGCGATTGAAACCCTTGATAAAGGTTGCTCCTGCATGAAAATATATTCAATAAGCTGCTAGACAGTTTAAGAAACTAAGCTGCTAGACAGTTTAAGTCTGGCAAGCCTGCATCTTGAGTATAAATTGAATTAAGGATGATATTTATCATACCTATAGGGAATTCAAACATCACAATGACAGTGAGGATTGCCCAGATTGAGTACTGACTGATGTCGTGATATGATTGTTTCCAGAATATGAGAAAGGACACAATTGACAATGCCAGCCCCATTTTGGTTGCAAATATGACTTTCCGAGGGTCAGAGTGACCCATTTCCCATGCTCTCCCAGCAAATTCTTGTAAATCATTCCAGGACGACTTCATATTTTCACTCACCAAGATGAAACACATGGAGCTACTCCTTCCATCATCACGTCCTTCAGTGCTGCTGCTTCATGCAAGTAGACCTTCTTTATAGTTGAATACAGAAGTATGCCTAGATGACTCCATTTCACCACCTCATGTCTCTTTGTTGGAGGGGAGGTGGGGTAAGTTCAGTTGTATTTGAAGAATGAACATACACCGGTAAGGGGCATACCCAATAAGACTCTCTGAACAAGTAACCACAGCAGTGAACAACCACTATACAACATGCAACATACAACATCAGTGAAGTGCACAACTTGCTTCCCCAACTTCTGAAAACCAAGTGCACAAGGAAACTAGAAGAAAGTGGAGCAAAGCAAAATAATTGAACTAGCACAGAAGTACTCATATAAAGCACAAAATGTACCATGCAACATATATGCTGATTTATTGTCCCTACCAGATtgtcaaaacatcatttttcagaAGCTagaaagatgaataaaaaaaaaacaaatgtaatgta from Juglans microcarpa x Juglans regia isolate MS1-56 chromosome 4S, Jm3101_v1.0, whole genome shotgun sequence carries:
- the LOC121262063 gene encoding aluminum-activated malate transporter 9-like, which codes for MKSSWNDLQEFAGRAWEMGHSDPRKVIFATKMGLALSIVSFLIFWKQSYHDISQYSIWAILTVIVMFEFPIGATFIKGFNRGLGTFCAGILAFFFYELTLLSGQWEEVVIVISIFITGFFASYLKLYPSMKPYEYRFRVFILTYCIIMAYGNRTRGYLEAIVTRLVLIAVGAGVCLVINIFIYPIWSGEDLHYLVVKNFKGLAASLEGCVNGYIKGIQYETVPSTLLTCQAADDPLYSGYRSVVDSARQEDTLLGFAVWEPPHGRYKMFSYPWKNYVKVSGALRHCAFTVMALHGCILSEIQAPFGYRNVFRSELQRVGAAGAKVLLELGRKVENMEKLGPGDILREVHEAAEQPQRKIDRRSYILVNSESWEIGRQPKTIECLEDLLDKDNESVQLGFKSLSESVLDLSSLPVETPLKSDGSKDIFRKLIAWPLRHPFNGNAVAEEADANTYESASAMSLGTFVSLVIEFVARLQNVVDTFEELSEKADFEEPFV